The following are encoded together in the Bos javanicus breed banteng chromosome X, ARS-OSU_banteng_1.0, whole genome shotgun sequence genome:
- the NKAP gene encoding NF-kappa-B-activating protein has protein sequence MAPVSGSRSPEWEASSSGGKRRSSSKSPKPSKSSRSPRGRRSRSRSCSRSGDRNGLSHQLSGPSQGSRNQSYRSRSRSRSRERPSAPRGAPFASASSSAYYGGYSRPYGSDKPWPSLLDKEREESLRQKRLSERERIGELGAPEVWGLSPKNPEPDSDEHTPVEDEEPKKSTSSASTSEEEKKKKKKSSHSKERSKKRRKKKSSKRKHKKYSDDSDSDSDSDTDSSDEDTKRRAKKAKKKEKKKKHRSKKYKKKKSKKSRKDSSDSSSKESQEEFLENPWKDRSKPEEPSDLIGPEAPKTLASQDDKPLNYGHALLPGEGAAMAEYVKAGKRIPRRGEIGLTSEEIASFECSGYVMSGSRHRRMEAVRLRKENQIYSADEKRALASFNQEERRKRENKILASFREMVYRKTKGKEDK, from the exons ATGGCTCCGGTGTCTGGCTCCCGCAGCCCGGAGTGGGAGGCCTCGAGCTCCGGGGGGAAGCGTCGCAGTTCTTCGAAGAGCCCTAAGCCTAGCAAATCCTCTCGCTCCCCGCGCGGCCGCCGCTCGCGCTCGCGCTCTTGCTCTCGGTCCGGGGACCGGAATGGCCTCAGCCATCAGCTGAGTGGCCCCAGCCAAGGCTCCCGAAACCAGTCCTACCGTTCGCGCTCGCGGTCACGCTCTCGAGAGCGGCCCTCCGCACCGCGCGGCGCCCCTTTCGCTTCTGCCTCCTCGTCCGCCTATTATGGCGGCTACTCACGCCCCTACGGGAGCGACAAGCCGTGGCCTAGCCTCCTGGacaaggagagggaggagagctTGCGGCAGAA GAGActaagtgagagagagaggattGGAGAATTGGGAGCTCCTGAAGTGTGGGGACTTTCTCCAAAGAATCCAGAACCAGA ctctGATGAACATACACCAGTAGAGGATGAAGAGCCAAAGAAAAGCACCAGTTCAGCTTCTACTTCagaag aagaaaagaaaaagaagaagaagtctAGTCATTCAAAAGAAAGATccaagaaaaggaggaagaaaaaatcatctaaaagaaaacacaagaagTATTCTGATGATAGTGACAGCGACTCTGATTCTGACACAGACTCCAGTG ATGAAGATACAAAAAGGAGAGCAAAGAAagccaagaaaaaggaaaagaagaagaaacacagatc gaagaaatataagaaaaagaagtcTAAGAAGAGCAGAAAAGATTCCAGTGACTCAAGTTCTAAAGAGTCCCAAGAAGAGtttctggagaatccctggaagGATCGATCAA AGCCTGAAGAGCCCTCAGATTTGATTGGCCCAGAGGCTCCCAAAACACTTGCCTCTCAAGATGATAAACCTCTAAA CTATGGCCATGCTCTGTTACCCGGTGAAGGTGCAGCTATGGCTGAATATGTAAAAGCTGGAAAACGTATCCCACGAAGAGGTGAAATTGGCTTGACAAGTGAAGAAATTGCATCATTTGAATGTTCAGGTTATGTAATGAGTGGTAGCAG GCATCGCCGAATGGAAGCTGTGCGTCTGCGAAAAGAGAACCAGATCTATAGTGCTGATGAGAAGAGAGCCCTTGCATCCTTTAACCAAGAAGAGAGacgaaagagagaaaacaagatcCTGGCCAGTTTTCGGGAGATGGTATACAGAAAAACTAAAGGGAAAGAGGACAAATAA